In a genomic window of Gossypium arboreum isolate Shixiya-1 chromosome 9, ASM2569848v2, whole genome shotgun sequence:
- the LOC108479948 gene encoding uncharacterized protein LOC108479948 isoform X1: MIMYCSIFLAVVRERDVCWEYAEKLDGNKVRCKFCLRVLNGGISRLKHHLSRLPSKGVNPCNKVRDDVTDRVRAIISSKEDIKEIPSVKKQKIAEVRAPGNMSTGSKISPLETLSPAAKVFPTVLSIAASTLSDQETVERSIALFFFENKLDFSVARSSSYQAMIDAVGKFGPGLIAPSVETLKTTWLKRIKSEVTLHLKDAEKEWATTGCTIIADTWTDNKSKALINFLVSSPSRTFFHKSVDASSYFKNTKCLADLFDSVIQDFGQENVVQIIMDSSFNYTGISSHILQNYGTIFLSPCASQCLNLILEEFSRVDWVNRCILQAQTVSKFLYNNASMLDLMKKFTGGQELIRTGITKSVSCFLSLQSTLKQRSRLKHMFNSPEYSTNSSYANKPQSISCIAIVEDNDFWRAVEECVAISEPFLKVLREVSGGKPAVGSIYELMTRAKESIRTYYIMDESKCKTFLDIVDRQWRDQLHSPLHSAGAFLNPSIQYNPEVKFLGSIKEDFFKVLEKLLPTPELRRDITNQIFTFTRAKGMFACNLAMEARDTVSPGLWWEQFGDSAPVLQRVAIRILSQVCSTFTFERHWSTFQQIHTEKRNKIDKETLTDVVYINYNLKLAREMKTMPTDSDPIQFDDIDMTSEWVEESENPSPTQWLDRFGSALDGGDLNTRQFSAAMFGNDHIFGL; the protein is encoded by the exons ATGATTATGTACTGTTCAATTTTTCTGGCAGTGGTTCGGGAAAGAGATGTGTGTTGGGAATATGCTGAGAAATTAGATGGAAATAAAGTTAGGTGCAAATTTTGTCTTAGGGTTTTGAATGGTGGAATCAGTAGGTTAAAGCATCATCTATCTCGTCTTCCAAGTAAAGGTGTAAACCCTTGTAATAAAGTTCGAGATGATGTTACTGATAGGGTTCGAGCTATAATATCGTCCAAAGAGGATATTAAAGAAATACCTAGTGTTAAGAAGCAGAAGATAGCTGAAGTGAGGGCTCCTGGGAATATGTCTACTGGTAGTAAAATTAGTCCTTTAGAGACACTCTCTCCTGCTGCAAAAGTTTTCCCTACCGTCCTATCCATTGCTGCTTCGACATTGAGTGACCAGGAAACTGTGGAGAGAAGCATTGCTTTGTTCTTTTTTGAGAATAAGTTGGATTTTAGCGTGGCTCGTTCTTCGTCATATCAAGCAATGATTGATgcggttggaaagtttggtcctGGATTGATAGCTCCATCTGTGGAAACCTTGAAGACAACATGGTTGAAAAGGATCAAGTCTGAAGTGACTTTACATTTGAAAGATGCGGAGAAAGAATGGGCCACGACTGGATGTACCATCATTGCAGACACATGGACTGACAATAAATCTAAAGCTTTAATCAACTTCTTAGTTTCATCCCCTTCGAGGACCTTTTTCCACAAGTCTGTAGATGCATCCTCATATTTTAAGAACACAAAGTGCCTTGCTGATTTATTTGATTCCGTTATTCAAGATTTTGGCCAGGAAAATGTTGTGCAAATTATCATGGATAGTAGTTTCAACTACACTGGTATTTCAAGCCATATCTTGCAGAATTATGGAACCATTTTTTTATCTCCTTGTGCATCTCAATGTTTGAATCTAATCTTGGAAGAATTTTCTAGGGTAGATTGGGTGAACAGATGTATCTTACAAGCACAAACAGTATCCAAGTTTCTATACAACAATGCATCAATGCTTGACTTAATGAAGAAGTTCACTGGGGGACAGGAGCTCATAAGAACCGGAATAACAAAGTCTGTATCATGCTTTCTATCGTTGCAATCAACGTTGAAACAGAGGTCGAGATTGAAGCATATGTTCAATAGTCCTGAATATTCAACTAACTCCTCGTATGCAAATAAACCGCAGAGCATTTCTTGTATTGCCATTGTTGAGGATAATGACTTTTGGAGAGCAGTAGAAGAATGCGTGGCAATATCTGAGCCCTTTTTGAAGGTGTTGAGGGAAGTATCTGGAGGGAAACCTGCTGTCGGTTCTATATATGAACTAATGACTAGAGCCAAGGAATCGATAAGGACATACTATATCATGGATGAGAGTAAGTGCAAGACATTTTTGGACATAGTTGACAGACAATGGAGGGACCAACTTCATTCGCCTTTACATTCAGCTGGGGCCTTTTTAAATCCTAGCATCCAGTATAATCCGGAAGTAAAATTTCTAGGATCTATAAAAGAAGACTTCTTTAAAGTTCTGGAGAAACTACTTCCCACACCTGAGTTAAGACGTGACATCACCAATCAAATTTTTACTTTTACAAGGGCAAAGGGGATGTTTGCATGTAATCTAGCAATGGAGGCACGAGATACGGTTTCTCCTG GACTCTGGTGGGAGCAATTCGGGGACTCAGCACCAGTGTTGCAACGGGTTGCAATTAGAATTCTTAGTCAAGTTTGCAGCACTTTTACGTTCGAGAGGCATTGGAGCACGTTCCAACAGATTCATACAGAAAAACGGAATAAGATTGACAAGGAAACATTGACTGATGTTGTGTATATTAACTACAACCTCAAGTTAGCAAGAGAGATGAAAACAATGCCGACGGACTCCGACCCCATTCAGTTTGATGACATTGATATGACCTCTGAATGGGTAGAGGAAAGCGAAAATCCAAGCCCAACACAGTGGCTTGATCGGTTTGGTTCTGCTCTGGATGGGGGCGACTTGAACACACGACAGTTCAGCGCTGCCATGTTCGGAAATGACCATATCTTTGGCTTGTGA
- the LOC108479948 gene encoding uncharacterized protein LOC108479948 isoform X2, producing MVRERDVCWEYAEKLDGNKVRCKFCLRVLNGGISRLKHHLSRLPSKGVNPCNKVRDDVTDRVRAIISSKEDIKEIPSVKKQKIAEVRAPGNMSTGSKISPLETLSPAAKVFPTVLSIAASTLSDQETVERSIALFFFENKLDFSVARSSSYQAMIDAVGKFGPGLIAPSVETLKTTWLKRIKSEVTLHLKDAEKEWATTGCTIIADTWTDNKSKALINFLVSSPSRTFFHKSVDASSYFKNTKCLADLFDSVIQDFGQENVVQIIMDSSFNYTGISSHILQNYGTIFLSPCASQCLNLILEEFSRVDWVNRCILQAQTVSKFLYNNASMLDLMKKFTGGQELIRTGITKSVSCFLSLQSTLKQRSRLKHMFNSPEYSTNSSYANKPQSISCIAIVEDNDFWRAVEECVAISEPFLKVLREVSGGKPAVGSIYELMTRAKESIRTYYIMDESKCKTFLDIVDRQWRDQLHSPLHSAGAFLNPSIQYNPEVKFLGSIKEDFFKVLEKLLPTPELRRDITNQIFTFTRAKGMFACNLAMEARDTVSPGLWWEQFGDSAPVLQRVAIRILSQVCSTFTFERHWSTFQQIHTEKRNKIDKETLTDVVYINYNLKLAREMKTMPTDSDPIQFDDIDMTSEWVEESENPSPTQWLDRFGSALDGGDLNTRQFSAAMFGNDHIFGL from the exons TGGTTCGGGAAAGAGATGTGTGTTGGGAATATGCTGAGAAATTAGATGGAAATAAAGTTAGGTGCAAATTTTGTCTTAGGGTTTTGAATGGTGGAATCAGTAGGTTAAAGCATCATCTATCTCGTCTTCCAAGTAAAGGTGTAAACCCTTGTAATAAAGTTCGAGATGATGTTACTGATAGGGTTCGAGCTATAATATCGTCCAAAGAGGATATTAAAGAAATACCTAGTGTTAAGAAGCAGAAGATAGCTGAAGTGAGGGCTCCTGGGAATATGTCTACTGGTAGTAAAATTAGTCCTTTAGAGACACTCTCTCCTGCTGCAAAAGTTTTCCCTACCGTCCTATCCATTGCTGCTTCGACATTGAGTGACCAGGAAACTGTGGAGAGAAGCATTGCTTTGTTCTTTTTTGAGAATAAGTTGGATTTTAGCGTGGCTCGTTCTTCGTCATATCAAGCAATGATTGATgcggttggaaagtttggtcctGGATTGATAGCTCCATCTGTGGAAACCTTGAAGACAACATGGTTGAAAAGGATCAAGTCTGAAGTGACTTTACATTTGAAAGATGCGGAGAAAGAATGGGCCACGACTGGATGTACCATCATTGCAGACACATGGACTGACAATAAATCTAAAGCTTTAATCAACTTCTTAGTTTCATCCCCTTCGAGGACCTTTTTCCACAAGTCTGTAGATGCATCCTCATATTTTAAGAACACAAAGTGCCTTGCTGATTTATTTGATTCCGTTATTCAAGATTTTGGCCAGGAAAATGTTGTGCAAATTATCATGGATAGTAGTTTCAACTACACTGGTATTTCAAGCCATATCTTGCAGAATTATGGAACCATTTTTTTATCTCCTTGTGCATCTCAATGTTTGAATCTAATCTTGGAAGAATTTTCTAGGGTAGATTGGGTGAACAGATGTATCTTACAAGCACAAACAGTATCCAAGTTTCTATACAACAATGCATCAATGCTTGACTTAATGAAGAAGTTCACTGGGGGACAGGAGCTCATAAGAACCGGAATAACAAAGTCTGTATCATGCTTTCTATCGTTGCAATCAACGTTGAAACAGAGGTCGAGATTGAAGCATATGTTCAATAGTCCTGAATATTCAACTAACTCCTCGTATGCAAATAAACCGCAGAGCATTTCTTGTATTGCCATTGTTGAGGATAATGACTTTTGGAGAGCAGTAGAAGAATGCGTGGCAATATCTGAGCCCTTTTTGAAGGTGTTGAGGGAAGTATCTGGAGGGAAACCTGCTGTCGGTTCTATATATGAACTAATGACTAGAGCCAAGGAATCGATAAGGACATACTATATCATGGATGAGAGTAAGTGCAAGACATTTTTGGACATAGTTGACAGACAATGGAGGGACCAACTTCATTCGCCTTTACATTCAGCTGGGGCCTTTTTAAATCCTAGCATCCAGTATAATCCGGAAGTAAAATTTCTAGGATCTATAAAAGAAGACTTCTTTAAAGTTCTGGAGAAACTACTTCCCACACCTGAGTTAAGACGTGACATCACCAATCAAATTTTTACTTTTACAAGGGCAAAGGGGATGTTTGCATGTAATCTAGCAATGGAGGCACGAGATACGGTTTCTCCTG GACTCTGGTGGGAGCAATTCGGGGACTCAGCACCAGTGTTGCAACGGGTTGCAATTAGAATTCTTAGTCAAGTTTGCAGCACTTTTACGTTCGAGAGGCATTGGAGCACGTTCCAACAGATTCATACAGAAAAACGGAATAAGATTGACAAGGAAACATTGACTGATGTTGTGTATATTAACTACAACCTCAAGTTAGCAAGAGAGATGAAAACAATGCCGACGGACTCCGACCCCATTCAGTTTGATGACATTGATATGACCTCTGAATGGGTAGAGGAAAGCGAAAATCCAAGCCCAACACAGTGGCTTGATCGGTTTGGTTCTGCTCTGGATGGGGGCGACTTGAACACACGACAGTTCAGCGCTGCCATGTTCGGAAATGACCATATCTTTGGCTTGTGA
- the LOC108478664 gene encoding uncharacterized protein LOC108478664, which yields MSRYRAQQQASVDEPEPNPQGEDHVPDDEQQDENDKDSQPSEPKGDYLNVASRPFLMKILQKQGDSKVLFADKVLKFTASGKMKRRNLIITDFAVYIVDPETDGLKRRIALAAVDKMCLSDLNDNFFSIIIPTEYDLLMASTRKTEIATCLFEAIKTSAQYELEVSFSSSFEYNATADLVKEIQFEEVEGGVRTRILMKK from the exons ATGAGTCGATACAGGGCACAACAGCAAGCCTCTGTCGACGAACCGGAGCCCAACCCCCAGGGCGAAGACCATGTACCTGACGACGAACAGCAAGATGAAAACGATAAGGATTCGCAACCATCAGAACCCAAAGGAGACTACTTGAATGTCGCTTCCCGCCCCTTCTTAATGAAGATCTTGCAAAAACAAG GTGACAGTAAAGTTTTGTTTGCGGATAAAGTGTTGAAGTTCACTGCATCAGGGAAAATGAAACGACGGAATCTTATAATCACTGATTTCGCCGtttatattgttgatcctgaAACCGATGGGCTTAAACGCCGGATAGCTTTAGCAGCCGTAGATAAGATGTGTCTGAGCGATTTAAACGATAACTTCTTCTCCATTATCATTCCAACCGAGTATGATTTACTAATGGCTAGTACTCGCAAAACTGAAATTGCTACTTGCTTATTTGAAGCTATCAAAACTAGTGCTCAATATGAACTTGAGGTCTCTTTTTCCAGTAG CTTTGAATATAATGCTACTGCCGATCTCGTAAAGGAAATTCAGTTCGAGGAAGTTGAAG GGGGTGTTAGAACTAGAATTCTGATGAAAAAATAG